The DNA window AAGAGAACGACGCGTGCGTCATTGGCATGGACGCCGGGTCGAAGATGTTCAATCATTCCCCCCTATTATCCCAAACGCCAATTGTGCGGATTGTTAAATCAAGGTCCACTCCGGACGCGGGGTCCGGGAGAGCAGGGCATTGCCCTCCGGAGCATCAAACTTCTCGGTCTTGGCGTTCCACTGTAATTTCTTTCCCGTCCGCAACGCAATGTTGCCCAGATGACCGATATTGGTCGCCATGTGGGCCGATTCCGCTGTCGCATTGGCCGTCTGCGCACCGCGCACGCAATCGACAAAGCGCATCGCATGCTCGCGTGTGGCGTCGCGCGCCACCACCGTCATCGGTTGGCATTGGGGGAGATTGCCATCGCGGCCGGTCGGCTCGGGATAGATCTCAAAGCCCACCCGTTCGGCGAGCATCGTACCCTTGGTCCCGTAGAAAATCATGCCGTTTGGCAGGTCCTGCGTGCCCACCTGGTTGTAATACTTGAAGCCCGGCGTCCGCAAACCTCCTCCATGTCCATTGAAGTTCACGCCTTCATAGCTCATCACGAAATTCTCGTACTCGTAGGTGACCTGCAGCAGATCCGGGTTGTCGCCCGCTCCTTGCAACAAGAGACGTCCCCCCGAGGCGCTCACTGCCTTCGGCGCCGCATCGCTTCCTTTGAGTCCCATAATCTGGTGGAGCGTATCGAAGCGGTGCGTTCCATAGTCTGTGATCGTCCCGCCCGCGTAGTCGCGATAATGCCGGAAGGTCGATAGAAAACGCCGCTGATTGAAGGCGGCCTTTGGCGCCGGTCCCAGATACATGTCCCAGTTCAGCCCCGGGGGCGCTGCGCTATCGGGCACCTGGGAAATCGCATTGGGATGCCAGTTCACATAATTCCAGATCCGCACGTACTTCACTGGCCCGATATAGCCGGACTGGATCAAATCCGCGGCCTGTGCAAAGTGCGGAGCTGAGCGGTGTTGCGTCCCGCCGAAGATCAGCCGTTTCGTACTCGCCATCGCATCGACAATCCGCCGGCCTTCCACCACTGAATAGGACAGCGGTTTTTCGACATAAACATCCTTGCCTGCCCGGGCGGCGAGAATGGCGATGGTGGCGTGCCAATGGTCCGGTGTCGCGACAATGATCGCGTCAATATCCTTGCGATCGAGCAGACGCCGGAAGTCCTGCACGCTCTCGGCGGCGCCCAGTTGCTTGGCGGCCGCTTCCGCATTCGGCAAGTAGACATCGGCGGTGGCGACGTACTGCGCATGAGGGTTCTCTTTGGCAAAGCCGGCGACATAGCGGCCACGTCCGCCGCTTCCGACCAG is part of the Bryobacter aggregatus MPL3 genome and encodes:
- a CDS encoding Gfo/Idh/MocA family protein; its protein translation is MQRRAFVATALAATQVQGANERVRLALVGSGGRGRYVAGFAKENPHAQYVATADVYLPNAEAAAKQLGAAESVQDFRRLLDRKDIDAIIVATPDHWHATIAILAARAGKDVYVEKPLSYSVVEGRRIVDAMASTKRLIFGGTQHRSAPHFAQAADLIQSGYIGPVKYVRIWNYVNWHPNAISQVPDSAAPPGLNWDMYLGPAPKAAFNQRRFLSTFRHYRDYAGGTITDYGTHRFDTLHQIMGLKGSDAAPKAVSASGGRLLLQGAGDNPDLLQVTYEYENFVMSYEGVNFNGHGGGLRTPGFKYYNQVGTQDLPNGMIFYGTKGTMLAERVGFEIYPEPTGRDGNLPQCQPMTVVARDATREHAMRFVDCVRGAQTANATAESAHMATNIGHLGNIALRTGKKLQWNAKTEKFDAPEGNALLSRTPRPEWTLI